A single window of Mycobacterium sp. ITM-2016-00318 DNA harbors:
- a CDS encoding alpha/beta fold hydrolase produces MSGEVLTHRGGDGRPIVLVHGLMGRGSTWSRQLPWLTRYGHVYTYDAPWHRGRGVADPYPISTERFVDDLGSAVAALGRPAILIGHSMGGLHSWCLAAERSDLVDALVIEDMAPDFRGRTTGPWEPWLHALPVEFASAEEIYDEFGPVAGQYFLEAFDRTETGWRLHGHTGIWIDIAAQWGIRDYWEQWRNVRVPTLLIEAGNSVTPPGQMRAMNKTGHRTTYLHVSGAGHLVHDDAPQAYRDAVESFLATLAGRT; encoded by the coding sequence ATGAGCGGCGAAGTACTCACGCACCGGGGCGGTGACGGCAGGCCGATCGTGCTCGTGCACGGCCTCATGGGCCGCGGCTCCACGTGGTCGCGCCAACTGCCATGGCTGACCCGGTACGGGCACGTGTACACCTACGACGCACCGTGGCACCGCGGCAGGGGGGTGGCAGATCCCTATCCGATCAGCACCGAGCGATTCGTCGACGACCTCGGCAGCGCGGTGGCGGCGCTCGGCAGGCCCGCGATCCTGATCGGCCACTCGATGGGCGGCCTGCACTCCTGGTGTCTCGCGGCGGAAAGGTCCGACCTCGTCGACGCACTCGTCATCGAGGACATGGCACCGGATTTCAGGGGCCGCACCACCGGGCCGTGGGAGCCGTGGTTGCACGCGTTGCCCGTCGAATTCGCCTCCGCCGAGGAAATCTACGACGAATTCGGGCCGGTGGCGGGGCAGTACTTCCTCGAGGCTTTCGACCGCACCGAAACCGGGTGGCGGTTGCACGGGCACACCGGGATCTGGATCGACATCGCCGCGCAGTGGGGCATCCGCGACTACTGGGAGCAGTGGCGCAACGTCCGCGTGCCGACTCTTCTCATCGAGGCGGGCAACTCCGTGACGCCGCCGGGACAGATGCGGGCGATGAACAAGACCGGCCACCGGACAACGTATTTGCATGTGTCCGGTGCCGGTCATCTCGTCCACGACGACGCGCCGCAGGCCTATCGCGACGCGGTGGAGTCGTTTCTAGCGACGCTCGCCGGTCGCACCTGA